The Plectropomus leopardus isolate mb chromosome 2, YSFRI_Pleo_2.0, whole genome shotgun sequence genome has a window encoding:
- the rpl22 gene encoding 60S ribosomal protein L22 produces the protein MAPIKKQVVRKQGGKKKKQILKFTLDCTHPVEDGIMDAANFEQFLQERIKVNGKAGSLGGGVVSIERSKSKIAVNSEVPFSKRYLKYLTKKYLKKNNLRDWLRVVANTKESYELRYFQINQDEEEEEDED, from the exons ATGGCCCCGATT AAAAAGCAGGTGGTCAGGAAGCAGGgtgggaagaagaagaagcagatcCTGAAGTTCACCCTCGACTGCACTCATCCTGTGGAGGATGGCATCATGGATGCTGCCAACTTT GAGCAGTTCCTGCAGGAGCGCATCAAGGTGAACGGCAAAGCTGGAAGTCTCGGCGGTGGTGTCGTGTCCATTGAAAGGAGCAAGAGTAAAATCGCTGTGAACTCTGAAGTTCCCTTCTCAAAGAG ATACTTGAAGTATCTTACCAAGAAGTATCTGAAAAAGAACAACCTCAGGGACTGGCTGCGGGTGGTGGCCAACACCAAGGAGAGCTACGAGCTGCGCTACTTCCAGATCAAccaggacgaggaggaggaggaggatgaagattAA